In Ascochyta rabiei chromosome 18, complete sequence, one DNA window encodes the following:
- a CDS encoding U3 snoRNP protein: MKTDFQFSNLLGTVYSRGNLLFTPDGTCLLSPVGNRVTVFDLVNSKSYTLPFAHRTNIARLALNPRGNLLLSVDENGRAILTNIPRRVVLYHFSLRGEVTALAFAPSGRHFAVGIGRQIEVWQTPSTPDVADGDLEFAPFVRHRIYTGHYDAVQSIEWSSDSRFFLSASKDLTARIWSIDEKEGSAQTTLGGHRQAIVGAWFSKDQETIYTVSKDGALFMWKYMLRYDAPDDADEDDDDNLQWGIAERHFFNQNNAHVTCAGFHPESKLLVTGFSNGTFFVHELPEFAQIQSLSISQNDIDYVAINKTGEWLAFGASKLGQLLVWEWQSESYVLKQQGHFDSMNTIAYSPEGQRIITAADDGKIKVWDVNSGFCIVTFTEHMGGVTVCEFAKRGNVLFTASLDGSVRAWDLIRYRNFRTFTAPSRLSFSSLAVDPSGEVVCAGSIDTSDIHIWSVQTGQLLDTLSGHEGPVSSLAFSPDASTLVSGSWDKTVRVWNIFARTQTSEPLQLMADVLSIAFRPDSKQIAVTTLDGQLTFWNVSDAAQENGVDARRDVSGGRKMSDRRTAANVAGTKSFTAVTYSADGSCVLAGGNSKYICLYDVQSGVLLKKFTVSVNLSLDGTQEFLNSKLLTDAGPQGLIDETGEASDLEDRRDTTLPGAQKGVGARRVRPEVRVPAVAFSPTGRAFCAASTEGLLIYSLDNTFQFDPFDLDISVTPSTTLETLAQQEYLKALVMAFRLNERNLIRRVYEATPVEDIPLVVKDLPAIYLGRLLRFVAAQADESPHLEFNLVWIESLLSKHGRWMKDNKSGLEAELRSVEKAVRRIQAELARLADENIYRIEYLLAQPVEKTTKSKELDFEVKAIGNGVVDEEMADGEDEEDDGGWEGFE, encoded by the exons ATGAAGACAGACTTTCAG TTCTCCAATCTGCTGGGGACCGTCTACAGCAGAGGCAACCTGCTGTTCACGCCAGACGGCACGTGTCTGTTGTCGCCGGTTGGTAACAGGGTGACTGTGTTTGACCTTGTCAA CTCGAAATCCTACACCCTTCCATTTGCACACCGAACGAACATCGCCCGCCTGGCCCTCAACCCTCGCGGCAACCTGCTCCTCTCAGTCGACGAGAATGGCCGTGCCATCCTGACGAACATCCCCCGCCGGGTCGTCCTCTACCATTTCTCTCTTCGCGGCGAGGTCACCGCCCTCGCTTTTGCGCCATCTGGACGTCACTTCGCAGTAGGCATTGGAAGGCAGATCGAAGTCTGGCAGACGCCTTCGACACCAGACGTCGCGGATGGCGATCTCGAGTTTGCACCATTCGTGCGACACCGAATATATACGGGGCACTACGATGCTGTGCAGAGCATCGAATGGTCGAGTGATTCGAGGTTCTTCCTTAGCGCATCCAAAGACCTGACAGCGCGGATATGGAGCATCGATGAAAAAGAGGGTTCTGCACAGACAACACTAGGAGGTCACAGGCAAGCAATCGTGGGTGCATGGTTCTCAAAGGACCAAGAGACGATCTACACTGTCAGCAAAGATGGAGCCCTGTTCATGTGGAAATATATGTTGCGATACGATGCGCCAGACGACGCCGATGAGGACGACGATGATAACCTGCAATGGGGCATCGCGGAGCGACACTTCTTCAACCAGAACAACGCACATGTCACCTGCGCTGGCTTCCACCCGGAATCGAAGCTGCTGGTTACGGGCTTTTCGAACGGTACCTTCTTCGTTCACGAACTTCCCGAATTTGCGCAAATCCAGAGTTTGAGTATCTCACAAAACGACATCGACTACGTCGCAATCAACAAGACGGGAGAGTGGCTGGCATTCGGCGCATCGAAACTTGGGCAGTTGCTCGTCTGGGAGTGGCAGTCAGAATCGTACGTCTTGAAGCAGCAGGGACACTTCGATTCAATGAACACAATCGCATACTCTCCAGAGGGACAGCGGATCATCACCGCAGCTGATGACGGCAAGATCAAGGTGTGGGACGTAAACTCTGGTTTCTGCATTGTGACCTTCACCGAGCACATGGGCGGTGTGACAGTGTGCGAGTTTGCAAAGAGAGGCAACGTCTTGTTCACAGCCAGTTTAGACGGTTCAGTAAGAGCATGGGACTTGATCAGATACCGTAACTTCCGCACATTTACAGCACCATCGAGGCTATCCTTCTCATCGCTAGCGGTCGACCCTAGCGGTGAAGTCGTATGCGCAGGCTCGATCGATACGTCAGACATTCACATCTGGTCTGTGCAAACGGGGCAATTGCTCGACACACTATCTGGCCATGAAGGGCCGGTCTCGTCACTAGCATTCTCGCCAGACGCATCGACATTGGTGAGTGGAAGCTGGGACAAGACCGTTCGCGTCTGGAACATTTTCGCTCGTACACAAACCAGCGAGCCTCTACAATTGATGGCAGATGTCCTCTCAATCGCTTTCCGCCCCGACTCGAAGCAAATAGCTGTCACAACACTGGATGGTCAATTGACATTTTGGAACGTGTCTGATGCCGCTCAAGAGAATGGCGTCGACGCTCGTCGCGATGTGTCCGGTGGGCGCAAGATGTCAGATCGTCGCACGGCGGCCAACGTAGCCGGCACCAAGTCTTTCACAGCGGTCACGTACAGCGCAGACGGCTCCTGCGTTCTTGCAGGCGGCAACAGCAAGTATATCTGCTTGTACGACGTACAGTCAGGTGTCTTGCTCAAGAAGTTCACTGTTTCCGTCAACCTTTCGCTGGACGGTACACAAGAGTTCCTCAACAGCAAACTATTGACAGACGCTGGGCCACAAGGCCTTATTGACGAAACAGGCGAAGCTTCAGACCTCGAAGACCGACGCGACACCACACTGCCTGGCGCTCAAAAGGGCGTTGGCGCAAGACGAGTGCGTCCCGAAGTCAGGGTGCCTGCAGTGGCCTTCTCGCCAACAGGGAGGGCTTTCTGTGCAGCCTCAACAGAAGGACTTCTCATCTACTCCCTAGACAACACATTTCAATTCGACCCTTTTGATCTCGACATCAGCGTCACACCCTCCACAACTCTCGAAACTCTCGCTCAACAAGAGTACCTCAAAGCACTTGTCATGGCTTTCCGCCTCAACGAACGCAATCTCATTCGCCGCGTTTACGAAGCCACACCAGTCGAAGATATTCCTCTCGTCGTCAAGGACTTGCCAGCTATATACCTTGGACGATTACTACGCTTCGTTGCTGCACAGGCTGATGAATCACCACATCTCGAGTTCAACCTGGTCTGGATCGAATCGCTCCTCAGCAAACACGGACGATGGATGAAGGACAACAAGAGCGGCCTCGAGGCTGAGCTGCGGAGCGTAGAGAAGGCAGTCAGACGGATACAGGCAGAGCTTGCGAGACTGGCGGATGAGAACATTTACCGGATAGAGTATCTGCTTGCGCAGCCCGTCGAGAAGACCACAAAGTCAAAGGAGCTTGACTTTGAGGTCAAGGCGATAGGCAATGGCGTTGTGGACGAGGAGATGGCTGAtggcgaggacgaggaagacGACGGAGGTTGGGAAGGTTTCGAATAA
- a CDS encoding Septin spn4: MAESASPIGIANLPNQRHKIVAKRGAAFTIMVAGESGLGKTTFINTLFSTTIKNYADHKRRHHKQMDKTVEIEITKAELEEKFFKVRLTVIDTPGFGDYVNNRDSWQPIIEFLDDQHESYMLQEQQPQRKEKIDLRVHACLYFIRPTGHTLKPLDIEVMKKLCTRVNLIPVVAKADTLSPQDLFKFKTRVRQVIDAQGIKIYTPPLEDDDAAAMAHAHGLIDAMPFSVIGSEKDVQTNDGRTVKGRQYAWGVAEVENEEHCDFKKLRAILIRTHMLDLIHTTEENHYEAYRAQQMETRKFGEARPRKLDNPKFKEEEEALRKRFTEQVKVEEQRFRQWEQKLIAERDRLNKDLEASHAEIKRLETEVDSMQGSVNRSHGRR, translated from the exons ATGGCCGAGTCAGCTTCCCCAATTGGCATTGCCAAT CTGCCCAACCAGAG GCACAAGATTGTCGCCAAGCGCGGTGCTGCCTTCACCATCATG GTTGCTGGCGAGTCCGGTCTCGGGAAGACAACCTTCATCAAcaccctcttctctaccACCATCAAGAACTACGCCGACCACAAGCGACGACACCACAAGCAGATGGACAAGACGGTCGAGATTGAGATCACCAAGGCCGAGCTCGAGGAGAAGTTCTTCAAGG TCCGCCTGACTGTCATTGACACCCCCGGCTTCGGCGACTACGTCAACAACCGTGATTCGTGGCAGCCCATCATCGAGTTCCTCGATGACCAGCACGAGTCGTACATGTTGCAGGAGCAGCAGCCCCAGCGCAAGGAGAAGATCGATCTTCGTGTACACGCCTGCCTGTACTTCATTCGCCCCACCGGCCACACTCTCAAGCCCCTCGACATCGAAGTCATGAAGAAGCTGTGCACACGCGTCAACTTGATACCCGTCGTTGCCAAGGCCGATACCTTGAGCCCCCAGGACCTCTTCAAATTCAAGACCAGG GTTCGCCAGGTCATTGATGCCCAGGGCATCAAGATCTACACTCCCCCActcgaggacgacgacgcTGCCGCCATGGCCCACGCCCACGGCTTGATCGACGCCATGCCCTTCTCCGTTATTGGCTCCGAGAAGGACGTCCAGACCAACGACGGCCGCACCGTCAAGGGCCGTCAGTACGCCTGGGGCGTCGCCGAGGTCGAGAACGAGGAGCACTGCGACTTCAAAAAGCTTCGCGCTATTCTTATTCGAACCCACATGCTCGACCTCATCCACACCACCGAGGAGAACCACTACGAGGCATACCGCGCACAGCAAATGGAGACACGGAAGTTTGGCGAGGCACGCCCAAGGAAGCTCGACAACCCCAAGTTcaaggaagaggaggaggctCTCCGCAAGCGCTTCACCGAGCAGGTCAAGGTTGAGGAGCAGCGATTCAGGCAGTGGGAGCAGAAGCTCATTGCGGAGCGCGACCGCCTCAACAAGGACCTCGAGGCCAGCCACGCCGAGATCAAGCGTCTCGAGACCGAAGTCGATTCCATGCAAGGCAGCGTCAACCGCTCGCACGGCCGTCGTTAA